A window of Metabacillus sp. B2-18 contains these coding sequences:
- a CDS encoding S8 family serine peptidase: protein MRKLVGFFAIILMIITPVHFHASAEETPSEVTDEFMTKTKPLKGNQQEQSINEDAVENREMIIQGNVDLSEFHSLGLELVETTDLSSSNTTLYTFKIPNELDYENTLLKVKELNGVENAEPNYKVEMSATPNDYYYSNQWYIPALDFPKSWNSFSFRNEVKVAVLDTGVSKGHEDLKGKVLNGYDFVNNDSDPADDHGHGTSVAGTIAAISNNRTGIAGINQNVKIIPVKVSDREGHSTVENQIKGIHYAIEQGADIINMSYGSYYYSDIENEALWEAFEQGITLIGAAGNDTSREPMYPATYLPVISVAATDQSKALAYFSNRGEWIDLAAPGEDMYSLHSEGGYSVVSGTSFSAPVVAGMASLLLSERPDLTPREVEWLLELGANGSWKKDYGYGIPNMYKTLTTSLPVEEEVSGTTEGAFDIGYYEYHSEKMNFPYDYDVYVFHVDSNTDVDINLTGMSNELDLSIDIEKLEGSTLEMVDYIDEYGLGKAESYSFLASPGTYYVIISDYHNRWSSTPYQLSVISTNQNVPLVSPTATVPSGKYTQPFEVKLSSTSNKRIVYTLDGSTPSSVNGLSYVNSIPIYESTTIKAAVVSGTATSDVSTFTYELNDMLIPNITLPVDHDHPSARVIIRRDGLGLYRKNSDNTFTYYRGLTKGEQLKVFGVSGHYYNVGGEYYVRHQEGKTIAYIGRALIKEPTPLYDPNGNVYRMLQKGEAIKVYSYNDQKYEVGGGYTIKADKKSFYLMGYVKPKKDIVLYAPNGARHSTLKKGNLYYVKSIGNGKVDLGNGYYVVDRKEDFYFIKN from the coding sequence ATGAGGAAACTAGTCGGATTTTTTGCCATTATTCTTATGATTATTACTCCAGTTCATTTTCATGCCTCTGCCGAAGAAACGCCATCTGAGGTTACAGATGAATTTATGACGAAAACAAAGCCATTGAAAGGCAATCAGCAAGAACAATCAATTAACGAAGATGCTGTTGAAAATCGTGAAATGATTATTCAAGGAAACGTAGATTTATCTGAGTTCCATTCCTTAGGTCTAGAGTTAGTTGAAACAACTGATTTATCAAGCTCAAATACGACTCTCTATACATTTAAGATTCCTAATGAACTAGATTACGAGAATACTTTATTAAAAGTAAAAGAATTGAATGGTGTCGAGAATGCAGAGCCTAACTATAAAGTGGAAATGAGCGCTACTCCGAATGACTATTACTATTCAAATCAATGGTATATTCCAGCCCTTGATTTTCCTAAGTCCTGGAATTCATTTTCGTTTAGAAATGAAGTGAAAGTTGCGGTACTAGATACGGGTGTGAGCAAAGGCCATGAGGATCTGAAGGGTAAAGTGCTTAATGGTTATGACTTTGTGAATAATGATTCTGATCCAGCTGATGATCATGGTCATGGGACGAGTGTAGCTGGAACAATCGCAGCTATATCCAACAATAGAACGGGAATAGCGGGAATTAATCAAAATGTTAAAATCATTCCGGTGAAGGTTAGTGATCGTGAGGGCCACTCAACAGTTGAGAATCAAATTAAAGGAATCCATTATGCAATTGAACAAGGTGCAGACATTATTAATATGAGTTATGGAAGCTATTATTATTCTGATATTGAAAATGAAGCACTATGGGAAGCTTTTGAGCAAGGGATTACTCTGATTGGTGCAGCGGGTAATGATACAAGCAGAGAGCCGATGTATCCAGCCACATATCTACCAGTTATCAGTGTAGCTGCTACAGATCAAAGTAAAGCTCTTGCTTATTTTTCAAATCGTGGTGAGTGGATTGACCTTGCAGCACCAGGTGAGGACATGTATTCACTTCATTCAGAAGGTGGTTATTCGGTAGTAAGTGGGACATCTTTTTCAGCACCAGTTGTTGCTGGAATGGCATCCCTATTGTTAAGTGAACGTCCAGATTTAACTCCAAGAGAGGTTGAATGGCTTCTCGAATTAGGGGCAAACGGAAGCTGGAAGAAAGATTATGGATATGGAATACCTAATATGTATAAAACCTTAACTACATCACTTCCAGTCGAAGAAGAAGTTTCTGGTACAACAGAAGGTGCTTTTGATATTGGGTACTATGAATATCATTCGGAAAAGATGAATTTTCCATATGATTATGATGTGTATGTGTTTCATGTGGATTCGAATACAGATGTTGATATCAACCTTACAGGAATGTCGAATGAGCTTGATTTAAGCATCGATATTGAAAAGCTGGAAGGCTCTACCCTTGAAATGGTCGATTATATAGATGAATACGGCCTAGGAAAAGCAGAATCATACTCATTTCTCGCTTCACCTGGCACCTATTATGTGATTATTTCGGACTATCATAACCGTTGGTCGTCAACACCATATCAACTAAGTGTGATATCTACTAATCAAAATGTTCCATTAGTAAGTCCAACAGCTACAGTTCCATCAGGGAAATATACTCAACCGTTTGAGGTGAAATTATCGTCAACATCAAATAAACGAATTGTTTACACTCTTGATGGATCAACACCTTCTAGTGTGAATGGTCTTTCATATGTGAATTCTATTCCAATCTATGAATCAACAACAATTAAAGCAGCTGTTGTTAGTGGAACAGCTACAAGTGATGTTAGCACGTTTACGTATGAGCTGAATGATATGTTGATTCCGAACATTACGCTACCGGTTGATCACGACCATCCTTCGGCACGTGTGATTATCCGTCGAGATGGACTTGGGTTATACCGCAAAAATAGTGACAATACCTTTACTTATTATCGTGGTTTAACAAAAGGAGAACAACTCAAGGTATTCGGTGTTTCAGGTCATTACTATAATGTTGGCGGAGAGTATTACGTTAGACATCAAGAAGGAAAAACCATTGCTTACATTGGTAGGGCGTTAATTAAAGAGCCAACACCATTATATGATCCTAACGGAAATGTTTATCGCATGCTGCAAAAGGGCGAAGCGATTAAAGTGTATTCCTATAACGATCAAAAATATGAAGTTGGTGGCGGTTATACCATTAAGGCTGACAAAAAGAGCTTCTACCTAATGGGATACGTAAAACCTAAAAAAGATATTGTGTTATATGCTCCAAATGGAGCGAGGCACAGTACGCTGAAAAAGGGTAATTTATATTATGTGAAGAGCATCGGAAATGGAAAAGTGGATCTTGGGAACGGATATTATGTAGTTGATCGGAAAGAGGATTTTTATTTTATAAAAAATTAG
- a CDS encoding glycosyl hydrolase family 18 protein, producing the protein MELFERHKIITTDNEVVITLYLDSFSTEFSSELGFKGKIDDLHATAKEYIQKRFPDIKHATVKVVAGVVLVSAFSLHTTQKASAHVADFNMTYLYFGNTKSYISQIDRTGGNLNLVSPSYFDLNSDGSLKLTSQVDKTFVNEMHNRGIKVVPFLSNHWDRTLGRTALANREQLSQQIADAIVTYNLDGVQVDIENVTDVDRDNYTDLVRLLREKIPADKEVSVAVAANPYGWNKGWHGSYDYKQLAQYSSYIMIMAYDESFQGSPEGPVASLSFVENSIKYALGEEVPPEKIVLGIPFYGRYWKQGESYGGYGLSNSRVSEITSKYKTTTTYDTKSQSPMMTFEVKSTDPIMTVAGRTLTAGTYHLWYENERSIQAKVNLVHKYGLKGTGSWSLGQEDPSIWENYRAWLTTHTTTVDSDQSPAVEEPAGDSTTYVVRGGDTLSSIAKKFGLTVTQLKEYNSLTTDVIYIGQLLYLVPNEENTPIIIPNTALPTNHGQIIGRLYLKEDTQLLKKQPNGSYFKYKLLKKGEVINVFGAQGNKYDVGGGYYIEKTDRMSLHIGRLLIKNREVLYKPDGTFYRYLEKGEAIKVFSYDENKYNVGGGYYIKPTDNVLFYEGFLKPKSYLTLYKPNGAVHRHIRPDEYIRVYSIDGDRFYVGGGYYIKIDRNLASFVRH; encoded by the coding sequence ATGGAATTATTTGAACGACATAAAATCATAACGACGGACAATGAAGTTGTGATTACTCTTTATTTAGATTCTTTTTCAACAGAATTTTCAAGTGAATTAGGATTTAAAGGGAAAATAGATGATTTACATGCAACGGCAAAGGAATATATTCAAAAACGTTTTCCGGATATTAAACATGCGACAGTAAAGGTTGTAGCAGGAGTTGTACTTGTTTCAGCTTTTTCTCTTCATACGACGCAAAAAGCTTCAGCACATGTTGCTGATTTTAATATGACATATCTATACTTTGGGAATACCAAAAGCTACATAAGTCAGATTGATCGCACGGGTGGAAACCTTAATCTTGTTTCTCCAAGCTATTTTGATCTGAATAGTGATGGGTCACTAAAATTAACGTCTCAAGTTGATAAAACGTTTGTAAACGAAATGCATAATCGTGGGATTAAGGTTGTGCCATTCTTAAGTAATCACTGGGATCGGACATTAGGGAGAACAGCATTAGCTAATCGTGAACAGTTGTCTCAACAAATTGCAGATGCAATCGTTACTTACAATTTAGATGGAGTTCAAGTTGATATAGAAAATGTAACAGATGTTGATCGGGACAATTATACTGACTTAGTTCGACTACTAAGAGAGAAGATACCTGCAGATAAGGAGGTTTCTGTTGCAGTAGCGGCCAATCCTTATGGGTGGAATAAAGGCTGGCACGGCTCCTATGATTATAAACAGCTAGCCCAATACTCCAGCTATATTATGATAATGGCCTATGATGAAAGCTTTCAGGGAAGTCCTGAGGGTCCTGTCGCAAGTCTTTCGTTTGTAGAAAACTCGATTAAGTATGCATTAGGTGAAGAGGTTCCTCCAGAAAAAATTGTGCTTGGAATTCCTTTTTACGGTCGTTACTGGAAGCAAGGAGAAAGTTATGGAGGCTATGGACTATCAAATAGCAGGGTAAGTGAAATTACAAGTAAATATAAAACAACTACAACCTATGATACAAAAAGTCAGTCACCGATGATGACCTTTGAAGTAAAATCAACAGATCCAATTATGACGGTGGCGGGAAGAACATTAACCGCTGGTACTTATCATCTTTGGTATGAAAATGAAAGGTCCATTCAAGCAAAAGTGAATTTAGTTCATAAGTATGGTTTAAAGGGAACAGGAAGCTGGAGTCTAGGGCAAGAGGACCCGAGTATATGGGAGAATTATCGAGCTTGGTTAACAACCCATACTACAACAGTCGATAGTGATCAAAGTCCAGCTGTGGAGGAGCCAGCAGGGGATAGCACAACCTATGTTGTCCGCGGAGGAGATACATTATCTAGTATTGCCAAAAAGTTTGGATTAACAGTCACACAGTTAAAGGAGTATAACTCGTTAACAACAGATGTGATTTACATCGGACAGCTTCTTTATTTGGTTCCTAACGAAGAAAACACACCTATTATTATTCCGAACACAGCTCTTCCGACAAACCATGGTCAGATTATTGGGAGACTGTACTTAAAGGAAGATACACAGCTACTAAAAAAGCAGCCAAATGGTTCCTATTTTAAGTATAAGCTGCTCAAAAAAGGCGAAGTGATTAATGTGTTTGGCGCTCAAGGAAATAAATATGATGTTGGCGGTGGATATTATATAGAAAAAACAGACCGAATGAGTCTTCATATTGGGCGGTTATTGATAAAGAATCGGGAAGTGTTATATAAGCCGGATGGTACGTTTTATCGGTACTTAGAAAAAGGGGAAGCAATAAAAGTATTTTCCTATGATGAAAATAAGTATAATGTTGGTGGGGGCTATTATATCAAACCAACTGACAATGTGTTATTTTATGAGGGGTTTTTAAAGCCAAAAAGCTATCTAACTTTATATAAACCGAATGGGGCGGTACACAGACATATTCGCCCTGATGAATATATCCGAGTTTACAGTATTGATGGTGACAGATTTTACGTTGGTGGAGGATATTATATAAAAATTGATCGGAATTTAGCTTCGTTTGTGAGACATTAA
- a CDS encoding ankyrin repeat domain-containing protein, which produces MKKLPIIALSVGLLVSPISPLATETTALAAQSHTNYDAAVEQGRSLNAILSIYNNAINKGELITIDMFYDTLTSEIRQLEIKIGKVSGASNRERLAQTYLVPAKIAVERTIYEVSQSRLMDVIMEDIFNYEFEKVERNTAKLERLKQRAVAIKQAGGYAALPAVIDQDLRYWEADLQGFYLSELLYEYSDAIDYYEDIDMANELYNNLTKQMKLTQQKIGKVAGKAYRAELDEFYVLPVKMEIERTIYEISQYRLLNMISDDLYLNSDAEKAQKEFTKLERLKNRAVEIKATGGYAELVAIEEYLRNMEFGLTDYLNLLVNGGELPVDTGDAVNELWSAISNSDTTTVQTLLTENTFNLNELVVTDNTMNSDMLVLQYAAEYSNVDIVKLLIDHGADPLQTNIHGQDAMGSAIIGNNIEIVQYFLDNHFDASYVNVDDNVFQRTPLMYAAGHERPEITQLLINSGADLNAQDQMGQTALMWAASYNHVETARVLLENGADTTLVDGSGLTVFDMPSADYENYEAMVALLDSYR; this is translated from the coding sequence TTGAAAAAATTACCGATTATTGCTTTATCCGTAGGTTTACTTGTAAGCCCTATTAGTCCATTAGCAACTGAAACAACTGCCCTAGCAGCTCAAAGTCATACCAACTATGATGCAGCTGTGGAGCAAGGTAGATCGTTAAATGCGATTCTATCAATTTATAACAATGCTATTAATAAAGGTGAGCTTATTACGATTGACATGTTTTATGATACGTTAACAAGTGAAATTCGTCAGCTAGAGATTAAGATCGGAAAGGTATCAGGAGCTTCGAATCGTGAAAGGTTAGCGCAAACATACTTAGTTCCCGCAAAAATAGCTGTTGAGCGTACGATCTATGAGGTGTCTCAATCTCGATTAATGGATGTTATTATGGAAGATATTTTTAATTATGAATTTGAAAAAGTTGAAAGAAACACGGCGAAGCTTGAGCGGTTAAAACAACGCGCAGTAGCAATTAAACAAGCCGGTGGTTATGCAGCATTGCCAGCGGTTATTGACCAGGACTTAAGATATTGGGAAGCTGATTTACAAGGCTTTTATTTAAGTGAACTTCTTTACGAATATAGTGATGCTATTGATTATTATGAAGATATTGACATGGCAAACGAACTGTACAACAACCTAACCAAGCAAATGAAGCTAACTCAACAAAAAATTGGGAAGGTAGCAGGAAAAGCATACCGTGCTGAGCTTGATGAATTCTATGTACTACCCGTAAAAATGGAAATTGAACGCACAATTTATGAAATTTCCCAATATCGTTTATTAAATATGATTTCTGATGACTTGTACTTAAATTCTGATGCAGAAAAAGCACAAAAAGAATTTACTAAACTTGAAAGATTAAAAAATAGAGCAGTTGAAATCAAAGCTACCGGTGGTTATGCAGAGCTTGTAGCAATTGAAGAGTATTTAAGGAATATGGAATTTGGGTTAACTGATTATCTTAACTTGTTGGTTAATGGAGGAGAGCTTCCAGTAGACACGGGTGATGCTGTTAATGAACTTTGGTCAGCCATTTCAAATAGTGACACAACGACTGTTCAAACTCTTCTTACTGAGAACACATTTAACTTAAATGAACTTGTTGTAACAGATAACACGATGAATTCGGACATGCTTGTTCTTCAATATGCTGCTGAGTATTCAAATGTGGATATTGTTAAATTACTAATTGATCACGGAGCCGATCCATTACAAACGAATATACATGGACAAGATGCAATGGGCAGTGCGATTATTGGCAACAATATTGAGATTGTTCAATATTTCTTAGACAACCATTTTGATGCGAGCTATGTGAATGTCGATGATAATGTGTTCCAGCGTACACCGTTAATGTATGCAGCTGGTCATGAAAGACCGGAAATTACTCAACTTTTGATTAATTCTGGTGCCGATCTTAATGCACAAGATCAAATGGGACAAACTGCACTTATGTGGGCTGCTTCTTATAATCATGTTGAAACAGCTAGAGTCCTACTTGAAAACGGAGCAGATACAACACTTGTTGATGGAAGTGGTTTAACTGTTTTTGATATGCCTTCTGCTGATTATGAAAATTATGAGGCGATGGTGGCTTTATTAGATTCCTATAGATAA
- a CDS encoding O-antigen ligase family protein has translation MVFIIYLFLLLSLISFGLYPSELMYKYSLVLFAFVGIYLLIRFIRHQPIYIPLWLLPIPLLYLFTLFLGAESVQGTLDQFLVWSTVIAFGVLFIHLKNPSQQLPLILAALSWTMIIGTYFILIKIISFPHFILPLSKELSGLGERLGGFLQYPNAFASFLAAIILFHLVQAMKESKKHLYFLHSFIVLPAWPLFLLTESRGAWLLFAAVWVMSFYVVSANRHVQYFLLSSFMISGGTLLYMLFTLSGTIKITFLSIISLMFLGVIVWIGDRFKVLEKVPNLKNRHIFPLALIVFIVLTVSDLYWKGLFYRILPDSLQRRLGFDVGTFSERVLYWKDSLEHWEQFTWIGLGGKAWQLFMYRIQSSPYLTSEVHNSFLNIWIEIGIVGLIYVCIILIKVGYRLLRSHAAAFPAFLFLLIHGMLEFTFSYPFFLLFLLCLLVTPKKLELSSLKNKIAISSTFILLVSSALLSYQFLNADSAYKAANSSLTREEAQQWILKAIDKNAWETDYVRFAVENNLVSGNEKLRLLEQSLQYEPNHAWLLYQAGKAAEETGDFKKAEDYYELSKENNRYPNRRN, from the coding sequence ATGGTATTTATCATTTATCTTTTTTTATTGTTATCTCTCATAAGCTTCGGGCTTTACCCTAGTGAGTTAATGTACAAATATTCCCTCGTACTGTTTGCTTTCGTAGGGATTTATTTACTCATTCGTTTCATACGTCATCAACCTATTTATATTCCTCTATGGTTATTGCCGATACCTCTTTTATACTTGTTTACTCTGTTCTTAGGTGCTGAATCTGTTCAAGGGACCTTGGATCAATTTCTAGTTTGGAGCACGGTTATTGCTTTTGGTGTGTTATTTATCCACCTAAAAAACCCCAGTCAGCAACTACCATTAATCCTTGCTGCTCTAAGCTGGACAATGATTATAGGAACCTATTTTATTTTAATAAAAATCATTTCGTTTCCACATTTTATTTTACCTTTATCTAAAGAACTTTCCGGACTTGGTGAGCGCCTTGGAGGATTTTTGCAATACCCAAATGCTTTTGCATCCTTTCTTGCTGCCATCATTTTGTTTCATCTTGTCCAAGCTATGAAGGAGTCAAAAAAACATCTTTACTTCCTTCATAGTTTCATTGTCCTGCCGGCATGGCCTTTGTTTTTATTAACAGAGTCTCGAGGGGCATGGCTTCTATTTGCCGCAGTATGGGTGATGTCATTTTATGTTGTATCAGCAAATCGGCATGTACAATATTTTCTTTTATCTTCCTTTATGATTTCAGGTGGAACTCTTCTTTATATGTTATTTACGTTAAGTGGTACGATTAAAATTACATTTTTATCGATAATTTCACTGATGTTCTTAGGTGTCATTGTTTGGATTGGAGACAGATTTAAAGTTTTAGAGAAAGTACCTAACCTTAAGAACCGTCATATCTTTCCACTAGCCCTAATAGTCTTTATCGTTTTAACAGTGAGTGACCTTTATTGGAAAGGATTGTTTTACAGAATCTTACCTGACTCCTTACAACGTCGTTTAGGATTTGATGTTGGTACGTTTTCAGAGCGAGTACTGTATTGGAAGGATTCGCTGGAACATTGGGAGCAATTTACCTGGATAGGACTTGGCGGAAAAGCCTGGCAGCTGTTCATGTATCGTATTCAATCTTCTCCGTATTTAACAAGTGAAGTTCATAATAGCTTTTTAAATATATGGATTGAAATTGGGATCGTTGGACTGATCTATGTTTGTATTATTTTAATTAAAGTTGGCTATCGTTTATTGCGTAGTCATGCAGCGGCGTTTCCTGCTTTTCTCTTTTTATTAATACACGGAATGTTGGAGTTTACTTTTTCCTATCCTTTCTTTTTACTTTTTCTGTTGTGTCTTTTAGTCACTCCAAAGAAGTTGGAGCTATCTTCTTTAAAAAACAAAATTGCGATATCAAGCACATTTATCCTTCTTGTTAGTAGTGCCTTGTTATCCTATCAATTTCTGAATGCCGATTCAGCGTATAAAGCAGCAAACAGTTCATTGACTAGAGAAGAAGCACAGCAATGGATTCTAAAGGCTATCGATAAAAACGCATGGGAAACTGATTATGTCCGCTTTGCCGTAGAAAATAATCTAGTTTCAGGAAATGAAAAATTAAGATTACTAGAACAATCTTTACAATATGAACCAAATCATGCTTGGTTGCTTTATCAAGCTGGTAAGGCTGCGGAAGAAACTGGAGATTTTAAGAAAGCAGAGGATTATTATGAGCTTTCTAAAGAGAATAACCGCTATCCTAATAGAAGGAATTGA